A single region of the Variovorax paradoxus genome encodes:
- the rph gene encoding ribonuclease PH has product MTAFTRSGGRAADQLRPVRMTRGFTIHAEGSVLIEFGQTRVLCTASVEERVPPHKKGSGEGWVTAEYGMLPRATHTRSSREAAKGKQTGRTQEIQRLIGRSMRAVFDLAALGERTIHLDCDVLQADGGTRTAAITGAFVAAQDAVNKLLAAGTIPATPIRGHVAAISVGIVGGTPLLDLEYTEDSACDTDMNVVMTGAGHFVEVQGTAEGAAFSRDEMNILLGLAEKGIGELIVVQQQVLLAK; this is encoded by the coding sequence ATGACTGCTTTCACACGAAGCGGCGGCCGTGCCGCCGACCAGCTGCGCCCCGTTCGCATGACCCGCGGCTTCACCATTCACGCTGAAGGCTCGGTGCTCATCGAATTCGGCCAAACCCGCGTGCTGTGCACCGCATCCGTTGAAGAGCGCGTGCCCCCGCACAAAAAGGGCAGCGGCGAAGGCTGGGTTACCGCCGAATACGGCATGCTGCCGCGCGCCACCCACACCCGCAGCAGCCGCGAAGCCGCCAAGGGCAAGCAGACCGGCCGCACGCAAGAAATCCAGCGCCTTATCGGCCGCTCGATGCGCGCCGTGTTCGACCTGGCCGCCCTGGGCGAGCGCACCATTCACCTCGACTGCGACGTGCTCCAGGCCGACGGCGGCACCCGCACCGCCGCCATTACCGGCGCCTTTGTTGCCGCGCAAGACGCCGTCAACAAGCTGCTGGCCGCCGGCACCATTCCCGCAACGCCCATCCGGGGCCACGTGGCAGCTATTTCTGTCGGCATCGTCGGTGGCACGCCGCTGCTCGACCTGGAATACACCGAAGACTCCGCCTGCGACACCGACATGAACGTGGTGATGACCGGCGCCGGCCACTTTGTCGAAGTGCAGGGCACCGCCGAAGGCGCGGCGTTTTCGCGCGACGAGATGAACATCCTGCTTGGCCTGGCCGAAAAGGGCATTGGCGAACTCATCGTCGTGCA
- a CDS encoding PP2C family protein-serine/threonine phosphatase, with protein sequence MKFSVFQVSRKGGRVKNEDRMGYCYTRESGLFVLADGMGGHPEGEVAAQLALQTIAALYQREARPTVKDVKAFLAESAMAAHQQIMRYASNKAMLDTPRTTVVAAVLQGTTATWMHCGDSRLYVVRDGRLLTRTRDHSHAERPRPQGSDMPVNRNLLLTCLGSPTTPLFDISAPLQLQRGDRIMLCSDGVWGVLDDAVIVHTLSSDKPVSDAAPDLAEMALRKGGAHSDNVTLIALEWEMSDSKREDRGVSTETIDDGVFASTIQAGMPSDGEIDDMDEDAIERSIAEINEAIRRSAAKKI encoded by the coding sequence ATGAAATTCTCGGTATTCCAGGTCAGCCGAAAAGGCGGCCGCGTCAAGAACGAAGACCGCATGGGCTATTGCTACACGCGGGAGTCCGGCCTTTTTGTGCTGGCCGACGGCATGGGCGGCCACCCCGAGGGCGAGGTTGCGGCCCAGCTCGCGTTGCAGACCATTGCGGCGCTGTACCAGCGTGAAGCCCGCCCAACGGTCAAGGACGTAAAGGCCTTTCTGGCTGAATCGGCCATGGCGGCGCACCAGCAGATCATGCGGTACGCCAGCAACAAGGCCATGCTCGACACGCCCCGCACCACCGTGGTTGCGGCCGTGCTCCAGGGCACCACGGCCACCTGGATGCATTGCGGCGACTCGCGCCTTTACGTGGTGCGCGACGGCCGCCTGCTCACCCGCACGCGCGACCATTCGCATGCCGAGCGCCCGCGCCCGCAGGGCTCTGACATGCCCGTCAACCGCAACCTGCTGCTCACCTGCTTGGGCTCGCCGACCACGCCGCTGTTCGATATTTCTGCCCCGCTGCAACTGCAGCGCGGCGACCGCATCATGCTGTGCTCCGACGGCGTGTGGGGCGTGCTCGACGACGCCGTCATCGTGCACACCCTGTCTTCCGACAAGCCCGTGTCCGACGCCGCGCCAGACCTGGCTGAAATGGCGCTTCGCAAAGGCGGCGCCCACAGCGACAACGTCACGCTCATTGCGCTCGAATGGGAAATGTCCGATTCAAAGCGCGAAGACCGCGGCGTTTCGACCGAAACCATCGACGACGGCGTGTTTGCCTCCACCATCCAGGCCGGCATGCCCTCCGATGGCGAGATCGACGACATGGACGAAGACGCCATCGAGCGCTCCATTGCCGAAATCAACGAAGCCATTCGCCGCTCTGCTGCCAAGAAAATCTGA